In the genome of Acidimicrobiia bacterium, one region contains:
- a CDS encoding amidase family protein, protein MIRVRDEGPGSPGALIRFLAAVLVVAACGGSTSTTASTIAPTASAATTLPAATTTVAPSTSTTTTTLAAVPLPTPFDPLGATIQEIQDAMEDGTITSVALVEFYLNRIAAYDDRGPSLNAVLTLDPSAREEAAALDAERRRQGPRSPLHGIPILLKDNIGTADMPTTAGTVALAGFVPVADAFQVARLRAAGAIILGKTNLHEFARDITTVSSLGGQTRNPFDPTRNPGGSSGGTGAAIAAEFATVGLGTDTCGSIRVPSAHNHLYGLRPTQGLSSRTGVMPLSFSEDTVGPMARSVADLAIVLDLTAGYDPDDPQSVVTNGSYLEAAVPTGLEGKRIGVLESLFADADPEVVREVRAALDLMEAHGAEVVNGDVPGLAGLRGSATSVFLREFRTAFDAYLAGQPEAPFASLAAIVATGMYHPSLDDRLQSALSATIDDAAYRDALRRREQVRSAVESFMEAHDLDALAYPAIRRPAAKIGQRQSGSNCATASLGGLPALVVPAGFTDAGLPVGLELLGSSFTEETLIAIAAGYEAQAPPRSLPPTAPPLFWADPWHPALP, encoded by the coding sequence ATGATCCGAGTTCGTGATGAGGGCCCCGGGTCACCCGGGGCCCTCATCCGTTTCCTGGCCGCCGTGCTCGTGGTGGCTGCGTGTGGAGGCTCGACTTCGACCACCGCCTCCACCATCGCTCCGACTGCCTCCGCTGCGACGACGCTCCCGGCGGCCACCACCACGGTGGCCCCTTCTACCTCCACCACGACCACCACCCTGGCGGCGGTCCCCCTTCCCACCCCCTTCGACCCCCTGGGAGCCACCATCCAGGAGATCCAGGACGCCATGGAAGACGGCACGATCACCTCCGTCGCCTTGGTCGAGTTCTACCTGAACCGAATAGCCGCCTACGACGACCGGGGACCCTCGCTCAACGCAGTCCTCACCCTCGACCCGAGCGCCAGAGAAGAGGCAGCCGCCCTCGACGCCGAGCGTCGACGGCAAGGGCCGCGCAGTCCGCTCCACGGCATCCCGATCCTCCTCAAGGACAACATCGGGACCGCCGACATGCCGACCACCGCCGGGACGGTTGCGCTCGCAGGGTTCGTCCCGGTGGCCGATGCCTTCCAGGTTGCCAGGCTGCGCGCCGCCGGGGCGATCATCCTGGGCAAGACCAACCTCCACGAGTTCGCCCGGGACATCACCACCGTCTCCTCGCTGGGCGGCCAGACCCGCAACCCCTTCGACCCGACCCGCAACCCGGGGGGGTCCAGCGGCGGCACCGGCGCCGCCATCGCCGCCGAGTTCGCCACCGTGGGCCTGGGCACCGACACCTGCGGCTCGATCCGGGTGCCGTCGGCCCACAACCACCTCTACGGCCTACGTCCAACGCAGGGGCTCTCGTCACGCACCGGGGTGATGCCGCTCTCCTTCTCCGAGGACACCGTCGGGCCGATGGCCCGCTCGGTGGCCGACCTGGCGATCGTGCTCGACCTCACCGCCGGCTACGACCCCGACGACCCGCAGAGCGTCGTCACCAACGGTTCCTACCTGGAGGCGGCGGTCCCCACCGGTCTGGAAGGCAAGCGGATCGGCGTCCTGGAGTCCCTGTTCGCCGACGCCGACCCCGAGGTGGTCCGGGAGGTCCGGGCGGCACTCGACCTGATGGAGGCCCACGGGGCCGAGGTGGTGAACGGCGACGTCCCCGGCCTGGCGGGGCTCAGGGGCAGTGCCACGTCGGTGTTCCTCCGGGAGTTCCGCACCGCCTTCGATGCCTACCTCGCCGGGCAGCCCGAGGCCCCGTTCGCCTCGCTGGCCGCCATCGTTGCCACCGGGATGTACCACCCGTCCCTCGACGATCGCCTGCAGTCGGCCCTGTCGGCCACCATCGACGACGCCGCCTATCGCGACGCCCTGCGGAGGCGGGAGCAGGTCCGCAGCGCCGTGGAGTCGTTCATGGAGGCCCACGACCTCGACGCCCTCGCCTACCCGGCGATCCGTCGCCCGGCTGCGAAGATCGGGCAGCGCCAGTCGGGGAGCAACTGCGCCACGGCCTCGCTCGGCGGGCTGCCAGCTCTGGTGGTCCCGGCCGGCTTCACCGACGCCGGGCTGCCCGTCGGCCTGGAGCTCCTCGGGTCCTCGTTCACCGAGGAGACGCTGATCGCCATTGCCGCCGGCTACGAGGCGCAGGCGCCTCCACGGAGTCTCCCTCCGACAGCGCCGCCGCTCTTCTGGGCGGATCCGTGGCATCCGGCACTCCCTTGA
- a CDS encoding arginine deiminase, whose amino-acid sequence MPSITSEIGRLRTVMVHRPGPELARLTPENRERYLFDDILWLQRAQEEHDRLVGLLEGRGVEVLQVRDLLRDVLDDPGTRGTVIDRVVTPSLVGERLSEHLRHEFRQADTERLLDALFSGVLASELSDWGLGGLFADFAADRHQAVIRPLPNMMFMRDNAAWVDGGLVFSILAWPVRRPESLIVSSVYRNHPRFRDVGFPVWYGDREFDTFPATIEGGDILVVDDTTVLIGSGERTSPAAIEAIAGRLFEARAAERVIVARFPRERSFMHLDTVITLVDRDAVNVFPGILTEMQVFRVEPGPMGGLQVSETDGLLAEIEAALGTHLRVITTGGDAVGQAREQWDDGNNTLAVEPGVVIAYARNVETNKRLREAGIEVLELDSSELCRGRGGSRCLTQPVERDPV is encoded by the coding sequence ATGCCCTCCATCACCTCCGAGATAGGTCGACTTCGCACCGTGATGGTGCATCGCCCCGGCCCCGAACTGGCTCGTCTCACCCCCGAGAACCGGGAGCGATACCTGTTCGACGACATCCTGTGGCTGCAGCGCGCCCAGGAGGAACACGACCGGCTGGTAGGACTGCTCGAGGGCAGGGGGGTCGAGGTGCTCCAGGTGCGGGATCTCCTGCGCGACGTCCTCGACGATCCGGGAACCCGTGGAACAGTGATCGATCGTGTGGTCACCCCGTCGCTGGTGGGAGAGCGCCTCTCCGAGCACCTGCGCCACGAGTTCCGCCAGGCCGACACCGAGCGCCTCCTCGACGCCCTCTTCTCCGGAGTCCTCGCCTCGGAGCTCTCCGACTGGGGGCTAGGGGGGCTTTTCGCCGACTTCGCCGCCGACCGTCATCAGGCGGTGATCAGACCGCTGCCCAACATGATGTTCATGCGCGACAACGCCGCCTGGGTCGATGGCGGACTGGTGTTCTCGATCCTCGCCTGGCCGGTGCGCCGTCCCGAGTCGCTCATCGTGTCCTCCGTCTACCGCAACCACCCTCGGTTCCGGGACGTCGGCTTCCCCGTCTGGTATGGGGACCGGGAGTTCGACACCTTCCCGGCCACAATCGAGGGTGGCGACATCCTCGTGGTCGACGACACCACCGTCCTCATCGGTTCGGGCGAGCGGACCTCACCGGCCGCCATCGAGGCCATCGCCGGCCGGCTCTTCGAGGCCAGGGCCGCCGAGCGGGTGATCGTCGCCCGATTCCCCCGGGAGCGCAGCTTCATGCACCTGGACACGGTCATCACGCTCGTCGATCGGGATGCGGTGAACGTCTTCCCCGGGATCCTCACCGAGATGCAGGTGTTTCGGGTGGAGCCCGGCCCGATGGGCGGACTGCAGGTCTCGGAGACCGATGGGCTGCTGGCCGAGATCGAGGCGGCGCTCGGCACCCACCTGCGGGTGATCACCACCGGCGGCGACGCCGTCGGGCAGGCGCGTGAGCAGTGGGACGACGGCAACAACACCCTGGCGGTGGAGCCGGGTGTGGTGATCGCATACGCCCGCAACGTGGAGACCAACAAGCGGCTGCGAGAGGCGGGCATCGAGGTGCTCGAGCTGGACTCGTCCGAGCTGTGCCGCGGCCGGGGCGGGAGCCGTTGTCTCACCCAACCCGTCGAACGCGACCCGGTCTGA
- a CDS encoding cytochrome c, with protein MRRPMIALAALAIAVAACGGGDGGDTTAATTTTAAATGDATNGLALFNGTCIACHGEGGVGVEGLGKPFVNSEFIGGMSDADLVAFVTVGRDTSDPENTTGVAMPAKGGNPALTEADLYDIVAYLRTLQG; from the coding sequence ATGAGACGACCGATGATCGCCCTGGCGGCGCTCGCCATCGCAGTCGCCGCATGCGGCGGAGGCGACGGCGGCGACACCACGGCGGCCACCACCACGACCGCCGCCGCCACCGGGGACGCCACCAACGGCCTGGCCCTGTTCAACGGGACCTGCATCGCCTGCCATGGCGAGGGCGGGGTCGGTGTCGAGGGCCTGGGCAAGCCGTTCGTGAACTCCGAGTTCATCGGCGGGATGTCCGATGCCGATCTGGTGGCGTTCGTCACCGTCGGCCGTGACACCTCCGACCCGGAGAACACCACCGGTGTGGCGATGCCGGCCAAGGGCGGCAACCCGGCGCTGACCGAGGCCGACCTGTACGACATAGTCGCCTACCTGCGAACCCTCCAGGGCTGA
- a CDS encoding nitrous oxide reductase accessory protein NosL → MRRALLLLLALGLTACGGDDGAGRPPEIVYGRDVCTECGMIISEERFAAAYEVEGEDKAFDDVGDMLAHGLRQGELGSETAAWVHDHDTSEWLDAATAWFVHDADIVTPMGHGIAAFSTRERATSFATEFGGEVMTWDDLLLTAGSMPADHDHSTHDQTP, encoded by the coding sequence ATGAGAAGAGCTCTCCTGCTGCTGCTGGCGCTGGGTCTCACCGCCTGCGGCGGCGACGACGGCGCCGGCCGACCCCCCGAGATCGTGTACGGACGGGATGTCTGTACCGAGTGCGGGATGATCATCTCCGAGGAGCGGTTCGCAGCCGCCTACGAAGTGGAAGGGGAGGACAAGGCCTTCGACGACGTCGGCGACATGCTCGCCCACGGTCTGCGCCAGGGCGAGCTCGGTTCGGAGACCGCCGCCTGGGTCCACGACCACGACACCTCGGAGTGGCTCGATGCGGCCACGGCCTGGTTCGTCCACGACGCCGATATCGTGACCCCGATGGGCCACGGCATAGCCGCCTTCTCCACCCGGGAGCGGGCGACGAGCTTCGCCACCGAGTTCGGTGGCGAGGTCATGACCTGGGACGATCTGCTGCTGACTGCAGGCTCCATGCCGGCCGACCACGACCACTCCACCCACGACCAGACACCATGA
- a CDS encoding ABC transporter permease subunit, with the protein MTTAVRAAPPAFEASLVGTIARKELRDAIRNRWFWLYAAAFAGLAAVLANLALPGATVAGYGAFGRSASSLVALVQLIVPLMGLTLGAQAITGQQERGTLRFLLSHPISRTEAFLGTYLGLVLALFATIAAGFGAAGLVTGLRGGAADAAAFTRIAALSWVLAAGMLALGMLVSSFTRKSGVAMGSALFLWLGLVFLGDLGLMGTAVATRMPVSVLFFSAAANPVEAFRLATLTSFQGSLDVLGPAGTYAVDRFGDALDPILIGVLVLWVMLPVTAAWARFTRGKDI; encoded by the coding sequence ATGACCACGGCCGTGCGCGCTGCCCCGCCCGCCTTCGAGGCATCCCTGGTGGGCACGATCGCCCGCAAGGAGCTGCGCGACGCCATCCGCAACCGGTGGTTCTGGCTGTACGCCGCGGCGTTCGCCGGCCTGGCCGCGGTCCTGGCCAACCTGGCCCTTCCCGGCGCCACCGTCGCCGGATACGGGGCCTTCGGCCGGAGCGCATCGTCCCTGGTCGCCCTGGTCCAGCTGATCGTCCCGCTGATGGGCCTCACCCTCGGCGCCCAGGCCATCACCGGCCAACAGGAGCGGGGGACGCTGCGGTTCCTGCTCTCCCACCCGATCAGCCGCACCGAGGCATTCCTCGGCACCTACCTCGGGCTGGTGCTGGCGCTGTTCGCCACGATCGCCGCCGGGTTCGGCGCCGCCGGGCTGGTCACCGGGCTGCGAGGCGGGGCGGCCGACGCCGCCGCCTTCACCCGCATCGCCGCCCTCTCCTGGGTGCTCGCCGCCGGGATGCTGGCACTCGGGATGCTGGTCTCCTCGTTCACCCGGAAGTCGGGGGTGGCGATGGGCTCGGCGCTGTTCCTGTGGCTGGGCCTGGTCTTCCTCGGAGACCTGGGGCTGATGGGCACCGCCGTCGCCACCAGGATGCCGGTGTCGGTCCTGTTCTTCTCGGCGGCGGCCAATCCGGTCGAGGCGTTCCGGCTGGCCACCCTCACCTCTTTCCAGGGATCGCTCGACGTGCTCGGGCCGGCGGGGACCTATGCAGTCGACCGCTTCGGCGATGCGCTCGACCCGATCCTGATCGGGGTGCTCGTCCTGTGGGTGATGCTTCCGGTGACGGCGGCATGGGCCCGGTTCACGAGAGGAAAGGACATATGA
- a CDS encoding ABC transporter ATP-binding protein — MIRIEGLTKRYGKSTVVDGFDLQVGGGSTVALWGPNGAGKTTVLLCILGFLHYEGTVEVGGFDARSEGKRVRSLVGYVPQRPGFYDDLTVEDTLAFSSGLRRLQGAGVSEAVERVGLGPHRNKRVGALSGGMRQRLALAVALLPDPPVLLLDEPTSNLDAASRESTVRLLEDLRGPDRLLVITSHHLEEVAMLVDRVVVMDEGRTVDECAPHELSERLGLRSWLHLVLDPEAVEPASLILAALGYTARLNGRGLLVDLPPEAKGKAVAALEGAGIAVLDLEVWR; from the coding sequence ATGATCCGGATCGAGGGGCTCACCAAGCGTTACGGGAAGTCGACCGTCGTCGACGGGTTCGACCTGCAAGTCGGTGGTGGCTCGACCGTCGCCCTCTGGGGGCCCAACGGGGCCGGCAAGACCACCGTGCTGCTCTGCATCCTCGGCTTCCTCCACTACGAGGGGACGGTCGAGGTGGGCGGGTTCGACGCCCGATCCGAGGGAAAACGGGTCCGGTCCCTCGTCGGGTATGTGCCCCAGCGCCCGGGGTTCTACGACGACCTGACCGTCGAGGACACCCTCGCCTTCTCGTCGGGACTGCGCCGCCTGCAAGGCGCCGGCGTCTCCGAGGCGGTCGAGCGGGTCGGGCTCGGTCCGCACCGCAACAAGCGGGTGGGGGCGCTCTCGGGCGGAATGCGCCAGCGCCTGGCACTGGCCGTCGCCCTGCTCCCCGACCCGCCGGTCCTGCTCCTCGACGAGCCGACCTCGAACCTCGATGCCGCCTCGCGCGAGTCGACGGTCCGCCTGCTCGAAGACCTGAGGGGCCCGGATCGGCTGCTGGTGATCACGTCGCATCACCTCGAGGAGGTGGCGATGCTCGTCGACCGGGTGGTGGTGATGGACGAGGGCCGCACCGTCGACGAGTGTGCCCCTCACGAGCTCTCGGAGAGGCTCGGTCTGCGCTCCTGGCTCCACCTGGTCCTCGACCCGGAGGCGGTGGAGCCCGCCTCGCTGATCCTGGCGGCGCTCGGATACACGGCGCGCCTCAACGGCCGCGGGCTGCTCGTCGACCTGCCTCCGGAGGCCAAGGGAAAGGCGGTCGCCGCCCTCGAAGGCGCCGGGATCGCGGTGCTCGACCTGGAGGTGTGGCGATGA
- a CDS encoding nitrous oxide reductase family maturation protein NosD, protein MSAFIPAIGASLLAASLAFSSGSPVVAEANVDLQALIDATPSWGTLTLAPGTYRGRVVIDKPITIDGGGVAIVDGLGEGNTIEVTSGGVVLKRLEIRSTGDSLDRENAAVSATAAPGLTVEDCVFEDVLFGVFSRESPGTVVRRNVIGAKDLEVGRRGDALRLWESPGSLVEGNTVAGGRDSVIWFSDGTVVRDNRFTGGRYGLHFMYDHGVIVERNQLEGNSVGAYLMYSSDIEFRDNVVAGNHGPSGYGLGLKDVDGVTADGNRFVGNRVGIYLDNSPVGYDVHQYFSGNLVAFNQVGVLFTPSVQRNHFSGNAFVDNREQVGVSGTGTFTGNEWTIDGVGNHWDDFGGYDADGDGIGDIPYRLADLYSTLTDRHPEIVFFAETPAASAIALTARLFPALRPEPKVIDEAPLISMPEMEPPVAGMEAPHARGLISASLAMLAMSALLVTASRPARRLRP, encoded by the coding sequence GTGAGTGCCTTCATCCCGGCGATCGGGGCGTCGCTGCTGGCCGCTTCGCTGGCGTTCTCGTCGGGATCCCCCGTCGTGGCCGAAGCGAATGTCGACCTGCAGGCCCTGATCGACGCCACGCCTTCGTGGGGAACCCTGACCCTCGCCCCGGGGACCTACCGGGGAAGGGTCGTCATCGACAAGCCGATCACGATCGACGGCGGGGGTGTGGCGATAGTGGACGGGCTCGGCGAAGGCAACACCATCGAGGTGACCTCCGGCGGCGTCGTCCTCAAGCGCCTTGAGATCCGGTCCACCGGGGACTCCCTGGACCGGGAGAACGCCGCCGTCAGCGCCACGGCGGCACCCGGACTCACCGTCGAGGACTGCGTCTTCGAGGACGTGTTGTTCGGAGTCTTCTCGCGGGAGTCTCCGGGAACGGTGGTGCGCCGCAACGTCATCGGGGCCAAGGATCTCGAGGTGGGACGGAGGGGCGACGCCCTGAGGCTGTGGGAGAGCCCCGGTTCGCTGGTCGAGGGCAACACCGTTGCCGGCGGTCGCGACAGCGTGATCTGGTTCTCGGACGGGACCGTGGTCCGCGACAATCGTTTCACCGGAGGCAGGTACGGGCTGCACTTCATGTACGACCATGGTGTGATCGTCGAGAGGAACCAACTCGAGGGGAACTCGGTCGGCGCCTACCTCATGTACTCGAGCGACATCGAGTTCCGGGACAACGTGGTGGCGGGCAACCACGGTCCCTCCGGTTACGGGCTCGGCCTCAAGGATGTCGACGGCGTCACCGCAGATGGGAACCGCTTCGTGGGGAACCGCGTGGGGATCTACCTCGACAACTCCCCGGTCGGATACGACGTCCACCAGTACTTCAGCGGGAACCTGGTCGCCTTCAACCAGGTGGGGGTGCTGTTCACACCCTCGGTGCAACGCAACCACTTCTCCGGCAACGCCTTCGTGGACAACCGGGAGCAGGTGGGTGTAAGCGGAACCGGAACCTTCACGGGCAATGAGTGGACCATCGACGGCGTGGGCAACCATTGGGACGACTTCGGGGGTTACGACGCCGACGGGGACGGCATCGGTGACATCCCCTACCGCCTCGCCGATCTCTACTCGACCCTGACCGACCGGCATCCCGAGATCGTCTTCTTCGCCGAGACCCCGGCAGCGAGTGCCATCGCCCTCACCGCCCGGCTCTTCCCCGCCCTGCGGCCGGAACCCAAGGTGATCGACGAGGCCCCGCTCATCTCCATGCCGGAGATGGAGCCGCCCGTCGCCGGCATGGAGGCGCCCCACGCCCGGGGCCTGATCTCGGCATCGCTGGCGATGCTCGCCATGTCCGCACTCCTGGTGACGGCGTCGCGCCCGGCCCGAAGGTTGCGCCCATGA
- a CDS encoding cytochrome C translates to MKLDRILGPRVPKDLEASELKAYRTPTVLFTLSALLLAVSVVLPYWTLNLKAPQYPDGLTVQAYVNRLEGDVGELEGLNHYVGLASFEDAALFERSVAVASILTLAGLLIAGLFIHSRWVLPLVAPAVLFPLFFLADLQYWLWKFGHNLDPAAPFADAVGEFTPPVLGPAKIAQFDTLALPAIGLIVATAAAVLAAVGLWKHRQAWKPLIESQEAAET, encoded by the coding sequence GTGAAGCTCGACCGGATACTGGGTCCCAGGGTCCCCAAGGACCTGGAGGCGTCGGAACTCAAGGCGTACCGCACCCCCACGGTGCTGTTCACCCTCTCGGCGCTGCTGCTGGCGGTCTCGGTGGTCCTGCCCTACTGGACCCTGAACCTGAAGGCGCCTCAGTATCCGGACGGGCTCACCGTCCAGGCCTACGTCAACCGCCTCGAAGGCGACGTCGGCGAACTCGAAGGCCTCAACCACTACGTGGGGCTGGCCTCCTTCGAGGACGCCGCCCTCTTCGAGCGGTCGGTGGCCGTGGCCTCCATCCTGACCCTGGCCGGACTGCTCATAGCCGGCCTGTTCATCCACAGCCGGTGGGTGCTGCCTCTGGTGGCACCCGCCGTGCTGTTCCCGCTCTTCTTCCTGGCCGACCTCCAATACTGGTTGTGGAAGTTCGGCCACAACCTCGACCCGGCGGCTCCATTCGCCGATGCCGTCGGCGAGTTCACGCCCCCCGTCCTGGGTCCGGCCAAGATCGCCCAGTTCGACACCCTTGCACTGCCCGCCATCGGACTGATCGTGGCCACCGCAGCCGCCGTCCTGGCGGCGGTCGGGCTGTGGAAGCACCGCCAGGCCTGGAAGCCGCTGATCGAGAGCCAGGAAGCGGCAGAGACGTGA
- the nosZ gene encoding Sec-dependent nitrous-oxide reductase, with amino-acid sequence MTNATPPRLRAGRSRAMVALLAVLLVLGACSDDDSGSGSDIAVERGFTQDQIDAALTTWMPSGEIDPYIMFASGGQGGQVAVIGVPSMRLLKLIGVFTPEPWQGWGYGAEGTMEVLAEGQVDGKEVLWGDTHHPALSETAGDYDGQFLFINDKANARVAVIDLRDFETKQIVKNPIAINDHGGTKVTPDTEWVIEGGQYATPLGWEYAPIGEYETTYRGMVTFWKFDREAGRIDPEASFAMELPPYWQDLCDAGKLVSEGWVFCGSLNTEMATGGIEDGNPPFEAGVSARDNDYLHVINLDAAAAVAAAGGTVEVNGFPVIPLQTTIDEGLLYFVPEPKSPHGADVAPKGDYIVVSGKLDPHVTIYSFEKIQAAIAAENWVLDPFGIPVLDFDSVMEAQVELGLGPLHTEFDDKGYAYTSLFLDSAVARWSLGPPYTDSWELVTKTPVQYNIGHLVAAEGDTVSPDGNWLVALNKWSIDRFFHPGPLLPQNFQLIDISQSGEIMPVLYDMPIGWGEPHYVQMIKADKLQPWSIYPEVGWDPHTMSVSPEAPKSGDERVVRNGDTVEVFMTVVRSHYNPERVEVKAGDRVIWHLTNIEQSVDATHGFAVPGYNINLSLEPGEYAKVEFVADQSGVFPFYCTEFCSALHLEMMGYFMVTP; translated from the coding sequence ATGACCAACGCAACGCCTCCCCGGCTGCGGGCAGGACGAAGTCGCGCCATGGTGGCGCTTCTCGCCGTCCTGCTGGTGCTGGGGGCGTGCAGCGACGACGACTCGGGTAGCGGGTCCGACATCGCAGTCGAGAGGGGCTTCACCCAGGACCAGATCGACGCCGCACTGACGACGTGGATGCCGTCGGGTGAGATCGACCCCTACATCATGTTCGCTTCGGGCGGCCAGGGCGGCCAGGTGGCCGTCATCGGCGTGCCCTCGATGCGCCTGCTCAAGCTGATCGGCGTGTTCACCCCGGAGCCCTGGCAGGGCTGGGGCTACGGCGCCGAGGGGACCATGGAGGTCCTCGCCGAGGGGCAGGTCGACGGCAAGGAGGTCCTCTGGGGCGACACCCACCACCCGGCGCTCTCGGAGACGGCGGGGGATTATGACGGACAGTTCCTCTTCATCAACGACAAGGCGAACGCCCGTGTGGCCGTGATCGACCTGCGCGACTTCGAGACCAAGCAGATCGTGAAGAACCCCATCGCCATCAACGACCATGGCGGCACCAAGGTGACCCCCGACACCGAGTGGGTGATCGAGGGCGGTCAGTACGCCACGCCTCTCGGCTGGGAGTACGCCCCGATCGGTGAGTACGAGACCACCTACCGGGGAATGGTGACGTTCTGGAAGTTCGACCGAGAGGCAGGCCGGATCGACCCCGAGGCCTCGTTCGCCATGGAGCTGCCGCCCTACTGGCAGGACCTGTGCGACGCCGGCAAGCTGGTGTCGGAAGGCTGGGTGTTCTGCGGATCGCTCAACACCGAGATGGCCACCGGAGGCATCGAAGACGGCAACCCGCCTTTCGAGGCCGGTGTGTCGGCCCGTGACAACGACTATCTGCATGTGATCAACCTGGATGCGGCCGCCGCGGTGGCCGCCGCCGGAGGCACCGTCGAGGTGAACGGCTTCCCGGTGATCCCACTGCAGACCACGATCGATGAGGGCCTCCTCTACTTCGTGCCCGAGCCGAAGAGCCCGCACGGGGCGGACGTGGCGCCGAAGGGCGACTACATCGTCGTATCCGGGAAGCTCGATCCGCACGTCACGATCTACTCGTTCGAGAAGATCCAGGCGGCGATCGCCGCGGAGAACTGGGTGCTCGACCCGTTCGGGATCCCGGTGCTCGACTTCGACTCGGTGATGGAGGCGCAGGTCGAGCTCGGCCTGGGGCCGCTCCACACCGAGTTCGACGACAAGGGGTACGCGTACACCAGCCTGTTCCTGGACAGCGCCGTGGCTCGATGGAGCCTGGGGCCGCCGTACACGGACTCATGGGAGCTGGTCACCAAGACCCCCGTGCAGTACAACATCGGACACCTGGTGGCTGCGGAGGGCGACACGGTTTCGCCCGACGGCAACTGGCTGGTGGCACTGAACAAGTGGTCGATCGACCGCTTCTTCCACCCCGGGCCGCTGCTGCCGCAGAACTTCCAGCTGATCGACATCAGCCAGTCCGGCGAGATCATGCCGGTGCTGTACGACATGCCGATCGGATGGGGCGAGCCGCATTACGTGCAGATGATCAAGGCCGACAAGCTTCAGCCCTGGTCGATCTACCCGGAGGTCGGTTGGGATCCGCACACCATGAGCGTCAGCCCCGAGGCGCCGAAGAGCGGCGATGAGCGGGTGGTTCGCAATGGAGACACCGTCGAGGTGTTCATGACCGTGGTGCGCAGCCACTACAACCCGGAACGGGTCGAGGTGAAGGCCGGCGACCGCGTGATCTGGCACCTGACCAACATCGAGCAGTCGGTGGACGCCACCCACGGGTTCGCCGTTCCCGGCTACAACATCAACCTGAGCCTCGAGCCCGGGGAGTACGCCAAGGTGGAGTTCGTGGCAGACCAGAGCGGGGTGTTCCCGTTCTACTGCACCGAGTTCTGCTCGGCGCTGCACCTCGAGATGATGGGCTATTTCATGGTGACGCCGTAG
- a CDS encoding Rrf2 family transcriptional regulator, whose protein sequence is MRLEATQRTDLAKRAIDALDRDGRGLKGPDLARRIGTTIHYLPHVMRPLVTSGWVTSEPGPAGGYRLDPSAQAGTMLELIEAVEGPVDDGKCVLHHAACPSPEPCALHETWKRARDVMAAELRAVPLLDHTGTPGGGTGTTKGGNQ, encoded by the coding sequence ATGAGACTCGAAGCGACCCAACGCACCGATCTGGCAAAACGAGCCATCGACGCCCTCGACCGGGATGGTCGAGGGCTCAAGGGGCCCGACCTGGCCCGGCGCATCGGCACCACGATCCACTACCTGCCCCACGTCATGCGACCGCTGGTGACCAGCGGCTGGGTGACTTCCGAACCAGGGCCGGCGGGGGGCTACCGGCTCGACCCATCGGCGCAGGCGGGAACCATGTTGGAACTGATCGAGGCGGTCGAGGGGCCAGTCGACGACGGGAAGTGCGTGCTGCATCACGCCGCGTGTCCGTCACCCGAGCCTTGCGCCCTGCACGAGACCTGGAAACGGGCGCGCGACGTGATGGCGGCCGAGCTGCGGGCGGTGCCCCTGCTCGACCACACCGGAACGCCGGGCGGCGGTACAGGGACGACAAAGGGAGGAAACCAATGA